The following coding sequences are from one Caballeronia sp. SBC1 window:
- a CDS encoding ABC transporter substrate-binding protein, with the protein MLKQKIAAASIALALGFSLTAPAHAADKQLKSIGITVGSLGNPYFVTIVKGAEAKAKQINPAVTVTAVSADYDMSKQFTQIDNFIAAHVDMILLNAADPKAIEPAVKKAQAAGIVVIAVDVAAAGADATVQTNNVQAGELSCGFIVKKLNGKGDVVIENGPPVSAVLDRVKGCKSVLAKSPGIKVLSDDQDAKGSREGGMAAMQGYLTRFPKVDAVFAINDPQAVGSDLAAKQLHRKELFITSVDGAPDIETALKSDTLVQASASQDPWTMAQNAVTIGYDIMNGKKPANPLMLMPSTLVTRDNVGSYKGWTAAH; encoded by the coding sequence ATGTTGAAACAAAAAATCGCGGCCGCAAGCATTGCATTGGCGCTCGGCTTCAGCCTCACTGCCCCGGCGCACGCTGCCGACAAGCAACTCAAGTCGATCGGCATCACGGTCGGATCGCTCGGCAACCCCTACTTCGTCACCATCGTGAAAGGTGCGGAGGCCAAAGCCAAGCAGATCAACCCGGCCGTGACCGTGACGGCTGTATCGGCCGACTACGACATGAGCAAGCAGTTCACGCAGATCGATAACTTTATTGCTGCTCACGTGGACATGATCCTGTTGAACGCAGCGGACCCGAAGGCCATCGAGCCGGCAGTGAAGAAGGCGCAGGCCGCAGGGATTGTTGTTATTGCAGTCGACGTGGCAGCCGCCGGCGCCGACGCCACCGTTCAGACGAACAACGTCCAGGCCGGCGAGCTGTCTTGCGGGTTTATCGTGAAGAAGCTCAACGGCAAGGGCGACGTCGTGATTGAAAATGGACCGCCCGTTTCGGCTGTGCTGGATCGCGTGAAGGGCTGTAAGTCGGTGCTGGCCAAGAGCCCGGGCATCAAGGTCCTGTCGGATGACCAGGACGCCAAGGGATCGCGCGAAGGCGGCATGGCTGCGATGCAGGGCTACCTGACGCGGTTCCCGAAGGTGGACGCGGTATTCGCGATCAACGACCCGCAGGCGGTCGGCAGCGATCTTGCCGCGAAGCAGTTGCATCGGAAGGAACTGTTCATTACGTCAGTGGATGGCGCACCGGACATTGAGACGGCGCTCAAGAGTGACACGCTCGTTCAGGCGTCGGCCAGCCAGGATCCGTGGACGATGGCACAGAACGCCGTGACCATTGGCTACGACATCATGAACGGCAAGAAGCCGGCCAACCCGCTTATGCTGATGCCGTCAACGCTCGTGACGCGCGATAACGTAGGCAGTTACAAGGGCTGGACCGCGGCGCATTGA
- the zwf gene encoding glucose-6-phosphate dehydrogenase, whose protein sequence is MKPSISRPDHPPFAFVLFGGTGDLAMRKILPALCAAHRDGMLAPDGKIVAVALTALDTGSYRRWVDEHVKPTVLAAATDDSVWQSFLERIAYVALDVSQPEAFSLLADTLATVRGRPIFYLATGPALFVPVCRALASAGLTEGSRVVLEKPLGYDLASSNAINDAVGQIFKEDQIYRIDHYLGKEAVQNLLALRFGNSLFEPLWRREWVESVQITVAEELGVEGRGNFYDQTGALRDMVQNHLLQLLSIIAMEPPQPMDADAVRDEKLRVLRALKPLHRDEIGRSVVRGQYHAGSIKDTTVPAYHEEAGVSQGSTTETFVALKVEVENWRWAGVPFFLRTGKRLAGRIAEIVVNFRPVPHSALGPVALRPGSNRLTIRLQPNESIRLSALAKQPGMGMTLQGVHLDLAFDQFFKQDRMEAYQRLLLDVIAGRLALFVRRDEQEAAWRWVAPIIEDWASQTSLPKPYSSGTWGPAAASALLARHNTCWQEEEN, encoded by the coding sequence ATGAAACCTTCTATCAGCAGGCCGGATCATCCCCCATTCGCCTTCGTCCTGTTCGGCGGAACGGGCGATCTGGCGATGCGCAAGATTTTGCCCGCGCTGTGTGCGGCGCACCGTGACGGTATGCTCGCGCCAGATGGAAAAATCGTCGCAGTCGCGCTGACAGCACTGGATACCGGCAGCTATCGGCGATGGGTCGACGAGCACGTCAAGCCAACCGTCCTGGCAGCCGCGACCGACGATTCAGTGTGGCAAAGTTTTCTTGAGCGCATTGCCTACGTCGCGCTCGACGTCAGTCAGCCCGAAGCATTCTCCTTGCTGGCTGATACGCTAGCCACGGTCCGCGGCAGACCCATTTTCTACCTGGCAACCGGGCCTGCGCTGTTTGTGCCAGTCTGCCGCGCCCTGGCGTCGGCCGGACTCACCGAAGGCTCCCGCGTCGTTCTGGAGAAGCCGCTCGGCTACGATCTGGCATCGTCCAATGCGATCAACGACGCAGTCGGCCAGATCTTCAAGGAAGACCAGATCTACCGGATCGACCACTACCTCGGCAAGGAAGCGGTCCAGAACCTGCTCGCACTGCGCTTCGGCAATTCGTTGTTCGAACCATTGTGGCGCCGTGAATGGGTAGAGAGCGTTCAGATCACTGTAGCCGAGGAATTGGGTGTTGAAGGCCGCGGCAACTTCTACGACCAGACGGGTGCGCTGCGCGATATGGTGCAGAACCACCTGTTGCAACTGCTATCCATCATCGCGATGGAACCGCCGCAGCCGATGGACGCGGATGCGGTGCGCGACGAGAAGCTGCGCGTGCTGCGCGCGCTCAAACCGCTGCATCGCGACGAGATTGGACGGAGCGTGGTCCGTGGACAATATCATGCCGGCAGCATCAAGGACACAACGGTACCCGCTTATCACGAGGAGGCCGGTGTCAGCCAGGGCAGCACGACCGAGACTTTCGTCGCGTTGAAAGTCGAGGTGGAAAACTGGCGTTGGGCGGGTGTGCCGTTTTTTTTGCGGACCGGCAAGCGGCTCGCAGGCCGCATTGCAGAGATTGTCGTCAACTTCCGGCCGGTGCCGCACTCTGCGTTGGGGCCGGTGGCCTTGCGTCCGGGCTCGAACCGGCTGACGATCCGTTTGCAACCGAACGAATCAATCCGGCTCAGTGCGCTCGCCAAGCAGCCGGGCATGGGAATGACCTTGCAAGGCGTGCACCTCGATCTGGCCTTCGATCAATTCTTCAAGCAGGACCGGATGGAGGCTTATCAGCGCCTGTTACTCGATGTAATCGCGGGGCGGCTCGCGCTCTTCGTGCGGCGCGACGAGCAGGAGGCTGCGTGGCGATGGGTTGCGCCAATCATCGAAGATTGGGCATCACAGACAAGCCTTCCGAAACCCTACTCGTCCGGTACCTGGGGGCCGGCGGCAGCCAGCGCTCTGCTCGCTCGGCACAACACCTGCTGGCAGGAAGAAGAAAACTGA